One Longimicrobium sp. DNA segment encodes these proteins:
- a CDS encoding HAMP domain-containing sensor histidine kinase: MPEPLWERIQRLIDQLNESLDEAPRSVREERDLSDRIRRELQRYEEHRAELSPPDRERLLDFVVEDLVGLARAYHPTAPAGAPDADDPARALRLLMEAGDVLAGSLEYEAMLDRLARLSVGWFSEVCAVYLQESGGRVRRVAAVHRHPSQQARLTEIGSISSGLDHPDHPVAVALRSGETLHIPEVTPHFLRDPADDEGDGPEGGAPHAVLVVPLSVRARVTGALVFSRASAVGPYAAAEVELAEELARRAALAVEDARVRDEAERARRARTEFVSSISHEFRTPLMTVVAFAHLLQEGIPVPIPHEARGHVARILAAAGHLDRLVEQSLGYQRAEAGWETVRPATTDLAAIARESAALVEPLARQKGLGFVVDAGDAPFAAHTDADKVRQILFSLLGNAVKFTDRGEIRLALRAEGDRAVLEVSDTGIGVAPENLERIFEAFWQAEPGAVERGPGIGLGLSLLRRNTWMLGGDVRVTSEPGRGSTFRVSIPLG; encoded by the coding sequence ATGCCCGAGCCGTTGTGGGAGAGGATCCAGCGCCTGATCGACCAGCTCAACGAGAGCCTGGACGAGGCCCCGCGCTCCGTGCGCGAGGAGCGCGACCTTTCCGACCGCATCCGGCGCGAGCTGCAGCGCTACGAGGAGCACCGCGCCGAGCTGAGCCCTCCGGACCGCGAGCGCCTCCTGGACTTCGTGGTGGAGGACCTGGTGGGGCTGGCCCGCGCCTACCACCCCACCGCCCCCGCCGGAGCCCCGGACGCGGACGACCCGGCCCGCGCGCTGCGCCTGCTGATGGAGGCGGGGGACGTGCTGGCCGGCTCGCTGGAGTACGAGGCGATGCTGGACCGCCTGGCGCGCCTCTCGGTGGGGTGGTTCTCGGAGGTGTGCGCCGTGTACCTGCAGGAGAGCGGCGGGCGGGTGCGGCGCGTGGCCGCCGTGCACCGGCACCCCTCGCAGCAGGCGCGGCTCACGGAGATCGGCTCCATCTCCTCCGGCCTCGACCACCCCGACCACCCGGTGGCGGTGGCGCTGCGTTCCGGCGAGACGCTCCACATTCCCGAGGTCACCCCGCACTTCCTGCGCGACCCGGCGGATGACGAGGGGGACGGCCCTGAGGGGGGTGCCCCGCACGCGGTGCTCGTCGTTCCCCTCTCGGTGCGCGCGCGCGTCACGGGGGCCCTCGTCTTTTCGCGCGCCTCCGCCGTGGGCCCGTACGCCGCCGCCGAGGTGGAGCTGGCCGAGGAGCTGGCGCGCCGCGCGGCGCTGGCGGTGGAGGATGCGCGGGTGCGCGACGAGGCGGAGCGGGCGCGCCGTGCCCGCACCGAGTTCGTCAGCTCCATCTCGCACGAGTTCCGCACCCCGCTGATGACGGTGGTCGCCTTCGCCCACCTCCTGCAGGAGGGGATCCCCGTCCCCATTCCCCACGAGGCGCGGGGGCACGTGGCGCGCATCCTGGCCGCCGCGGGGCACCTGGACCGGCTGGTGGAGCAGTCGCTCGGCTACCAGCGCGCCGAGGCCGGGTGGGAGACGGTGCGCCCCGCCACGACCGACCTGGCCGCCATCGCCCGCGAGAGCGCCGCCCTGGTGGAGCCGCTCGCGCGCCAGAAGGGCCTCGGCTTCGTGGTGGACGCGGGCGATGCGCCCTTTGCCGCGCACACGGATGCGGACAAGGTACGCCAGATCCTCTTCAGCCTTCTGGGCAACGCCGTCAAGTTCACCGACCGCGGCGAGATCCGCCTCGCCCTGCGCGCCGAGGGGGACCGCGCCGTGCTCGAGGTCAGCGACACGGGAATCGGCGTCGCCCCCGAGAACCTGGAGCGGATCTTCGAAGCCTTCTGGCAGGCCGAGCCGGGCGCCGTCGAGCGCGGCCCGGGCATCGGCCTCGGCCTCTCCCTCCTTCGCCGCAACACCTGGATGCTGGGCGGCGACGTGCGCGTCACCAGCGAGCCCGGCCGCGGCAGCACCTTCCGCGTCAGCATCCCGCTGGGCTGA
- a CDS encoding ABC transporter substrate-binding protein: MLRPTLRTVVACSCTMLLAACGREGGGGTRAKAGDVPDSLKYGGTVTVGSYGDLQSMNALVSSDNYSAQVQQYMLFMPLVKYDAKLNPVPWLAERWDTVRVAGDSIDLTFHLRRDVKWHDGVPTTARDVLFTFDRVMDPKTAFPNASSFTPFYNPRAQLLDDYTIRFRLRPHSDFLDAWFQTPPMPEHVLGKVKPEDLLNHPFGTQTPKGNGPFRFVRHLANQEWVFEANPDFPKALGGRPYVDRIVYRPIPEMTTLLTELLTGRVDVYLGPRPPQVPQIRANPALEVNHTSYRQWVYIAWNTRLPQFRDARVRRALTMAINRQQIVDALLYGFADVGRSTVTPAHWSYDPRDPQTQLPYDTAGARRLLTEAGWIDRNRDGVLEDAQGRPFRFTLVTNQGNDTRKDITEIVQAQLKPMGIAVEPRQMEWTTLISKLQDDIGGERKRDYDAVVNSWVDFFRKDDRDILHGSNLDRPYQYVQFANPRADFLIDTTGVMTDRAAALPFWKEYQHLMTQEAPYTVLYYPRRIAGVNRRLHYGEMDTRGDLLNAHRWWLDPAGRRNAPRPPPAAVPVDTAKK; encoded by the coding sequence ATGCTCCGTCCCACCCTTCGCACCGTAGTCGCGTGTAGCTGCACCATGCTGCTGGCCGCCTGTGGCCGCGAGGGCGGGGGCGGCACCCGCGCCAAGGCCGGCGACGTGCCCGATTCGCTGAAGTACGGCGGCACCGTCACCGTCGGCTCGTACGGGGACCTGCAGTCGATGAACGCCCTGGTCTCCAGCGACAACTACAGCGCGCAGGTGCAGCAGTACATGCTGTTCATGCCGCTGGTGAAGTACGACGCGAAGCTGAACCCCGTGCCATGGCTGGCCGAGCGGTGGGACACGGTGCGCGTGGCGGGCGACTCGATCGACCTGACCTTCCACCTGCGGCGCGACGTAAAGTGGCACGACGGCGTGCCCACCACCGCCCGCGACGTCCTCTTCACCTTCGACCGGGTGATGGACCCGAAGACGGCGTTCCCCAACGCCTCCAGCTTCACCCCCTTCTACAACCCCAGGGCGCAGCTCCTGGACGACTACACCATCCGCTTCAGGCTGCGGCCGCACTCGGACTTCCTGGACGCGTGGTTCCAGACCCCGCCCATGCCCGAGCACGTCCTGGGCAAGGTGAAGCCGGAGGATCTCCTCAACCACCCATTCGGCACGCAGACGCCAAAGGGGAACGGGCCGTTCCGCTTCGTGCGCCACCTGGCCAACCAGGAGTGGGTGTTCGAGGCCAACCCGGATTTCCCAAAGGCGCTGGGCGGGCGTCCGTACGTGGACCGCATCGTCTACCGCCCCATCCCGGAGATGACCACGCTCCTCACCGAGCTGCTCACCGGCCGCGTGGACGTGTACCTGGGGCCCAGGCCGCCGCAGGTGCCGCAGATCAGGGCGAACCCGGCGCTGGAGGTGAACCACACTTCGTACCGGCAGTGGGTGTACATCGCCTGGAACACGCGCCTCCCGCAGTTCCGCGACGCGCGCGTGCGGCGGGCGCTCACCATGGCCATCAACCGCCAGCAGATCGTGGACGCGCTGCTGTACGGCTTCGCGGACGTGGGGCGCTCCACCGTCACCCCCGCGCACTGGTCGTACGATCCCCGCGATCCGCAGACGCAGCTCCCCTACGACACTGCCGGCGCCCGCCGCCTGCTGACCGAGGCCGGCTGGATCGATCGCAACCGTGACGGCGTGCTGGAGGACGCGCAGGGCCGCCCCTTCCGCTTCACCCTGGTGACGAACCAGGGGAACGACACGCGCAAGGACATCACGGAGATCGTCCAGGCGCAGCTCAAGCCGATGGGGATCGCCGTGGAGCCGCGCCAGATGGAGTGGACGACGCTGATCTCCAAGCTGCAGGACGACATCGGGGGAGAGCGGAAGCGCGACTACGACGCGGTGGTGAACTCGTGGGTGGACTTCTTTCGCAAGGACGACCGCGACATCCTGCACGGCTCCAACCTGGACCGGCCGTACCAGTACGTGCAGTTCGCCAACCCGCGCGCGGACTTCCTGATCGACACCACCGGCGTGATGACGGACCGCGCGGCGGCGCTCCCCTTCTGGAAGGAGTACCAGCACCTGATGACGCAGGAGGCTCCGTACACGGTGCTCTACTATCCGCGCCGCATCGCCGGCGTCAACCGCCGCCTGCACTACGGCGAGATGGACACCCGCGGCGACCTCCTCAACGCGCACCGCTGGTGGCTGGACCCCGCCGGCCGCCGCAACGCCCCGCGCCCGCCGCCGGCGGCGGTGCCGGTGGATACGGCCAAGAAGTAG